A single window of Microplitis demolitor isolate Queensland-Clemson2020A chromosome 7, iyMicDemo2.1a, whole genome shotgun sequence DNA harbors:
- the LOC103578466 gene encoding protein spaetzle 4 isoform X1, translating to MSALSLVILQMVITPFAVSQFSESSYSNSFGYDASSSCSTPFTRSAKVYFEKLPCDFQRQNWCTVAGKYYPWHAVKRFVQENQGLMRRMYGDEKHIIVLKSELEKNDIDFEFDDRYQKDFNSARGFLHDNGHNHEENDYQIPRYKNQETKFMEKLPKLRDFTKLHPQFTVTPTYTSTKIVSKENIFNISSNLSTKLFKATFMNKSTEELQKNDSIKTNENKKNVNSNATVLLSDLARVQNSSVHETSDLSSTTENDLLNLTTINPFSTEATEKAISDPESFPHTSTIKSDQIIPITERNDKDEILTNEQNQQSFKPHPDDNLSENKPNNPNIEGQLFQDATKEQTERPVLKLRGINACPVKEEVVAPFWANNTRGEVLALLNLYPFEQYVHWEKCTHEKKQMYCREGCRCEQQYRLHRLLAYDPNNECRGIFSDWFKFPSCCVCRCYDLPIEFRVTSRSPRAQRQKLNLRKSVDLI from the exons atgagtgcATTGAGTTTAGTTATTCTACAG ATGGTGATAACACCATTTGCTGTATCTCAATTTTCGGAATCTAGTTATTCAAACTCATTTGGATATGATGCTTCATCATCATGTAGCACACCGTTTACAAGAAGTGCAAaagtatattttgaaaaacttccATGTGATTTTCAACGTCAAAATTGGTGTACCGTAGCTGGAAAATATTACCCATG GCATGCTGTTAAACGATTTGTCCAAGAAAATCAAGGCTTAATGAGACGGATGTATGGTGATGAAAAACATATTATTGTTCTGAAAAgtgaactagaaaaaaatgatattgacTTTGAATTTGATGATCGATACCAAAAAGACTTTAATAGCGCTCG CGGCTTTTTACATGACAATGGTCACAATCATGAAGaaaatgattatcaaattcCTAGATATAAAAATCAAGAGACTAAATTTATGGAGAAACTACCGAAGCTTCGTGATTTCACAAAATTGCATCCGCAGTTTACCGTAACTCCCACCTATACGTCTACTAAAATAGTTTCGAaggaaaacatttttaatataagtTCAAATctttcaacaaaattatttaaggctacatttatgaataaatcaactgaagaattacaaaaaaatgactcaATTAAaaccaatgaaaataaaaaaaatgtaaattcaaaTGCGACAGTATTATTATCAGATTTAGCTCGAGTTCAAAATTCTAGTGTGCACGAAACCTCAGATCTTTCGTCAACAAcagaaaatgatttattaaatttaacaactaTCAACCCATTCAGTACGGAAGCTACAGAAAAAGCAATTTCGGATCCTGAAAGCTTCCCTCATACTTCAACGATAAAAAGTGATCAAATTATTCCGATTACTGAGAGAAATGATAAAGACgaaatattaacaaatgaaCAAAATCAGCAATCATTTAAACCACATCCAGATGATAATTTATCGGAAAATAAACCTAACAATCCGAATATAGAAGGTCAATTATTTCAGGATGCAACAAAAGAACAAACTGAACGTCCAGTCCTCAAACTTCGGGGAAT AAATGCATGCCCAGTTAAAGAAGAAGTTGTTGCACCATTTTGGGCAAATAATACACGTGGAGAAGTTTTAgctcttttaaatttatatccttTCGAGCAATATGTTCATTGGGAAAAATGCAc gcATGAAAAAAAACAGATGTATTGCAGAGAAGGATGCCGATGTGAACAACAATACAGACTTCATCGTCTTCTAGCTTATGATCCAAACAATGAATGTCGAGGAATTTTTAGCGACTGGTTCAAGTTTCCGAGTTGTTGCGTTTGCCGTTGTTATGATTTACCAATTGAATTTCGTGTAACTTCTCGTTCGCCTCGTGCAcaaagacaaaaattaaatctacGGAAATCAgtggatttaatttaa
- the LOC103578466 gene encoding protein spaetzle 4 isoform X2 produces MVITPFAVSQFSESSYSNSFGYDASSSCSTPFTRSAKVYFEKLPCDFQRQNWCTVAGKYYPWHAVKRFVQENQGLMRRMYGDEKHIIVLKSELEKNDIDFEFDDRYQKDFNSARGFLHDNGHNHEENDYQIPRYKNQETKFMEKLPKLRDFTKLHPQFTVTPTYTSTKIVSKENIFNISSNLSTKLFKATFMNKSTEELQKNDSIKTNENKKNVNSNATVLLSDLARVQNSSVHETSDLSSTTENDLLNLTTINPFSTEATEKAISDPESFPHTSTIKSDQIIPITERNDKDEILTNEQNQQSFKPHPDDNLSENKPNNPNIEGQLFQDATKEQTERPVLKLRGINACPVKEEVVAPFWANNTRGEVLALLNLYPFEQYVHWEKCTHEKKQMYCREGCRCEQQYRLHRLLAYDPNNECRGIFSDWFKFPSCCVCRCYDLPIEFRVTSRSPRAQRQKLNLRKSVDLI; encoded by the exons ATGGTGATAACACCATTTGCTGTATCTCAATTTTCGGAATCTAGTTATTCAAACTCATTTGGATATGATGCTTCATCATCATGTAGCACACCGTTTACAAGAAGTGCAAaagtatattttgaaaaacttccATGTGATTTTCAACGTCAAAATTGGTGTACCGTAGCTGGAAAATATTACCCATG GCATGCTGTTAAACGATTTGTCCAAGAAAATCAAGGCTTAATGAGACGGATGTATGGTGATGAAAAACATATTATTGTTCTGAAAAgtgaactagaaaaaaatgatattgacTTTGAATTTGATGATCGATACCAAAAAGACTTTAATAGCGCTCG CGGCTTTTTACATGACAATGGTCACAATCATGAAGaaaatgattatcaaattcCTAGATATAAAAATCAAGAGACTAAATTTATGGAGAAACTACCGAAGCTTCGTGATTTCACAAAATTGCATCCGCAGTTTACCGTAACTCCCACCTATACGTCTACTAAAATAGTTTCGAaggaaaacatttttaatataagtTCAAATctttcaacaaaattatttaaggctacatttatgaataaatcaactgaagaattacaaaaaaatgactcaATTAAaaccaatgaaaataaaaaaaatgtaaattcaaaTGCGACAGTATTATTATCAGATTTAGCTCGAGTTCAAAATTCTAGTGTGCACGAAACCTCAGATCTTTCGTCAACAAcagaaaatgatttattaaatttaacaactaTCAACCCATTCAGTACGGAAGCTACAGAAAAAGCAATTTCGGATCCTGAAAGCTTCCCTCATACTTCAACGATAAAAAGTGATCAAATTATTCCGATTACTGAGAGAAATGATAAAGACgaaatattaacaaatgaaCAAAATCAGCAATCATTTAAACCACATCCAGATGATAATTTATCGGAAAATAAACCTAACAATCCGAATATAGAAGGTCAATTATTTCAGGATGCAACAAAAGAACAAACTGAACGTCCAGTCCTCAAACTTCGGGGAAT AAATGCATGCCCAGTTAAAGAAGAAGTTGTTGCACCATTTTGGGCAAATAATACACGTGGAGAAGTTTTAgctcttttaaatttatatccttTCGAGCAATATGTTCATTGGGAAAAATGCAc gcATGAAAAAAAACAGATGTATTGCAGAGAAGGATGCCGATGTGAACAACAATACAGACTTCATCGTCTTCTAGCTTATGATCCAAACAATGAATGTCGAGGAATTTTTAGCGACTGGTTCAAGTTTCCGAGTTGTTGCGTTTGCCGTTGTTATGATTTACCAATTGAATTTCGTGTAACTTCTCGTTCGCCTCGTGCAcaaagacaaaaattaaatctacGGAAATCAgtggatttaatttaa